In Clostridia bacterium, the genomic stretch AGCTCGTCCGCCAGGCGGTGGCGGAATGGCCCAACGTCGCGGTCGACACCGGCGACGGGCTGCTGGCGCGCTACGCGTTGCGGAACGACGTGCGCGCGGTGGTGAAGGGCCTGCGTTCCGGCGCGGACTTCGATTATGAGGCGCCCATGGCGCACATGAACGGCCGCCTCGCCCCGGACGTGGAGACGGTGTTCCTCGCGGCGCGGCCGGAGTTCTCATTCATCAGCAGCAGCCTGGTCAAGGAAGTGGCCAGCCACGGCGGGGACGTCGGGGCCTTCGTGCCGCCGCATGTGGAGGGCGCGCTGAAACGGAAGTTCGCCCGTTAGAGGAGGCAACGCATTGGATCCTTTGATTGCGCTGGTGGACCGGCTTGAGGCGCTCGTCGCCGATGCCGGCCACGTCCCCCTGACCAACCGCCTGATCCTCGACGAGGACCGCATCCTCAGCCTGCTTGAGGAACTGCGCCGCAACAT encodes the following:
- the coaD gene encoding pantetheine-phosphate adenylyltransferase codes for the protein MRTAVCPGSFDPITYGHLDVIGRAARLFDRVIVAVFHNPGKQPLFTVEERVELVRQAVAEWPNVAVDTGDGLLARYALRNDVRAVVKGLRSGADFDYEAPMAHMNGRLAPDVETVFLAARPEFSFISSSLVKEVASHGGDVGAFVPPHVEGALKRKFAR